From the Oryzihumus leptocrescens genome, one window contains:
- a CDS encoding sodium-translocating pyrophosphatase codes for MPGLIRAADATTLSLSGTNLTLVIVVAAIAVVALVMGVFFRQQVLAADPGTENMQTIGGAVEEGAQAYLARQFKTLSAFVVIVFVLLLALPADSAGVRWGRSGFFVLGAVFSAAIGYLGMSLAVKANVRVASAARDGHRDEGMQIAFRTGGVVGMATVGLGLLGASTVVLLYKGDAPRVLEGFGFGAALLAMFMRVGGGIFTKAADVGADLVGKVEAGIPEDDPRNAATIADNVGDNVGDCAGMAADLFESYAVTLVAALILGKAAFGAHGLVFPLIVPAIGALTAVLGVFVTRARAGESGLVAINRGFYISAFVSAVLSAVAAFLYLPSSFSALAGVPQEVAQINGDPRLVATLAVWLGIALAAIILWLTGYFTGTDKRPTRDVARTSLTGAATVVLAGIGVGFESAVYTAVIIGSAMYCAFLLGAGSVVLSLFLIAVAGTGLLTTVGVIVAMDTFGPVSDNAQGIAEMSGDVDGEGAQILTELDAVGNTTKAITKGIAIATAVLAATALFGSYSDAAKTAILTAAQTLKVEPSVSTKVSLLDYQVITPSNLFGLILGASVVFMFSGLAINAVTRAAGAIVFEVRRQFREHPGIMAGTEKPEYGRVVDICTKDSLRELATPGLLAAMAPVAVGFGLGIGPLAGYLAGAIGAGVLMAVFLANSGGSWDNAKKIVEDGNYGGKGSEAHAATVIGDTVGDPFKDTAGPAINPLIKVMNLVSVLIAPAIVQLTIGSGANSVLRYGIAVVALLIAVGAIAVSKRRDIAIGDDSNDGAAAEEPASAAV; via the coding sequence ATGCCCGGCCTCATCCGAGCCGCCGACGCGACAACGCTGTCGCTCTCCGGCACGAACCTCACCCTCGTGATCGTCGTCGCTGCCATTGCGGTGGTGGCGCTGGTCATGGGTGTGTTCTTCCGGCAGCAGGTCCTCGCCGCCGATCCCGGCACCGAGAACATGCAGACCATCGGCGGCGCCGTGGAGGAGGGCGCCCAGGCCTACCTGGCCCGGCAGTTCAAGACCCTTTCCGCCTTCGTCGTCATCGTCTTCGTCCTGTTGCTGGCGCTGCCGGCCGACTCCGCCGGGGTGCGTTGGGGCCGTTCGGGCTTCTTCGTCCTCGGCGCCGTGTTCTCGGCCGCGATCGGCTACCTGGGCATGAGCCTGGCGGTCAAGGCCAACGTCCGCGTCGCTTCGGCGGCCCGCGACGGGCACCGTGACGAGGGCATGCAGATCGCCTTCCGCACCGGCGGTGTCGTCGGCATGGCCACCGTCGGGCTGGGCCTGCTCGGCGCGTCCACGGTGGTGCTGCTCTACAAGGGCGACGCCCCCCGGGTGCTCGAGGGCTTCGGCTTCGGCGCCGCGCTGCTCGCGATGTTCATGCGTGTCGGCGGCGGCATCTTCACCAAGGCCGCCGACGTCGGCGCCGACCTGGTCGGCAAGGTCGAGGCGGGCATCCCCGAGGACGACCCGCGCAACGCGGCGACGATCGCCGACAACGTGGGCGACAACGTCGGTGACTGCGCCGGCATGGCGGCCGACCTGTTCGAGTCGTATGCCGTGACGCTGGTCGCCGCTCTCATCCTCGGCAAGGCCGCCTTCGGCGCCCACGGCCTGGTCTTCCCGCTGATCGTCCCGGCGATCGGCGCGCTCACCGCGGTGCTCGGCGTGTTCGTCACCCGGGCCCGTGCGGGGGAGAGCGGCCTGGTCGCGATCAACCGCGGCTTCTACATCTCCGCGTTCGTCTCGGCCGTGCTCTCGGCTGTGGCCGCGTTCCTCTACCTGCCCTCCTCCTTCTCGGCGCTGGCCGGGGTGCCGCAGGAGGTCGCCCAGATCAACGGCGACCCGCGCCTGGTGGCCACGCTGGCGGTCTGGCTGGGCATCGCCCTGGCCGCGATCATCCTCTGGCTCACCGGCTACTTCACGGGCACCGACAAGCGACCCACCCGCGACGTCGCCCGCACCTCGCTCACCGGCGCCGCCACGGTCGTCCTGGCCGGCATCGGCGTCGGCTTCGAGTCGGCGGTCTACACCGCCGTCATCATCGGGTCCGCGATGTACTGCGCGTTCCTGCTCGGGGCCGGCTCGGTCGTCCTGTCGCTGTTCCTCATCGCCGTCGCCGGCACCGGGCTGCTGACCACGGTCGGCGTCATCGTGGCCATGGACACCTTCGGCCCGGTCAGCGACAACGCCCAGGGCATCGCGGAGATGTCCGGTGACGTCGACGGTGAGGGCGCGCAGATCCTCACCGAGCTCGACGCGGTCGGCAACACCACCAAGGCGATCACCAAGGGCATCGCCATCGCCACGGCGGTGCTGGCCGCCACGGCCCTGTTCGGCAGCTACTCCGACGCGGCCAAGACCGCGATCCTCACCGCCGCGCAGACGCTCAAGGTGGAGCCGTCGGTCTCGACCAAGGTGTCGCTGCTGGACTACCAGGTGATCACCCCGTCCAACCTGTTCGGGCTGATCCTCGGCGCCTCGGTGGTGTTCATGTTCTCCGGCCTGGCGATCAACGCGGTGACCCGCGCCGCCGGGGCGATCGTCTTCGAGGTGCGCCGCCAGTTCCGCGAGCACCCCGGGATCATGGCCGGCACCGAGAAGCCGGAGTACGGCCGCGTCGTCGACATCTGCACCAAGGACTCGCTGCGCGAGCTGGCCACCCCCGGCCTGCTGGCCGCGATGGCCCCGGTGGCGGTCGGCTTCGGCCTGGGCATCGGCCCCCTCGCCGGCTACCTGGCCGGGGCGATCGGCGCCGGCGTGCTCATGGCCGTGTTCCTCGCCAACTCCGGTGGCTCGTGGGACAACGCCAAGAAGATCGTCGAGGACGGCAACTACGGCGGCAAGGGCAGCGAGGCCCACGCGGCCACCGTCATCGGCGACACCGTCGGTGACCCGTTCAAGGACACCGCCGGCCCGGCGATCAACCCGCTGATCAAGGTGATGAACCTCGTCTCGGTGCTCATCGCCCCGGCCATCGTCCAGCTCACCATCGGCTCCGGCGCCAACTCGGTCCTGCGCTACGGCATCGCCGTGGTGGCGCTGCTCATCGCGGTCGGCGCGATCGCCGTCTCGAAGCGTCGCGACATCGCGATCGGCGACGACAGCAACGACGGGGCCGCCGCCGAGGAGCCCGCCTCCGCAGCGGTCTGA
- a CDS encoding STAS domain-containing protein, with amino-acid sequence MRSTLVDLSISSAERGGVTVVHVGGEIDVYTAPTLRERLDEQIKAGHTHLVVDLSGVTFMDSTGLGVLVGRLKSVRAQDGSLRLVCSAERILKVFAITGLDKVFQIFGSVDDAVGAHA; translated from the coding sequence GTGAGGAGCACGCTCGTGGACCTGTCGATCTCCAGTGCAGAACGCGGGGGCGTGACCGTGGTGCATGTGGGCGGCGAGATCGACGTCTACACCGCGCCGACGCTGCGTGAGCGCCTTGACGAGCAGATCAAGGCCGGCCACACCCACCTGGTCGTCGACCTCAGTGGCGTGACCTTCATGGACAGCACCGGGCTCGGTGTCCTCGTCGGCCGGCTGAAGTCGGTGCGGGCGCAGGACGGCTCGCTGCGGCTGGTCTGCTCGGCCGAGCGGATCCTCAAGGTGTTCGCGATCACCGGCCTGGACAAGGTCTTCCAGATCTTCGGGTCGGTCGACGACGCCGTCGGCGCACACGCCTGA
- a CDS encoding sigma-70 family RNA polymerase sigma factor produces the protein MTSQAAAPPPAAEDPPTRDDSPTRNDQTLELLEQAALAECPEVRSRLLDEAFLLNIGTAENIASRYRGRGVDWEDLLQVAYVGLVKAVRGFRPSEGSSFAAYANPTISGEIKRHFRDFAWTVRPPRRIQELQGAVHGVEPELVQALGRPVSPSDLARALAVDLIELREALTVDGCFAPLSLDAPARAETGATLGELVPDETDAFERIDRLQTLVPVITALTPRERAILVMRFVRGCTQAEIGAELGVSQMQVSRLLRDLLERLREALASPAGEDEDALVID, from the coding sequence ATGACATCGCAAGCCGCGGCACCGCCTCCTGCTGCCGAGGACCCGCCGACCAGGGACGACAGCCCCACCCGCAACGACCAGACGCTGGAGCTGCTCGAGCAGGCCGCTCTCGCCGAGTGCCCCGAGGTGCGCAGCCGCCTCCTCGACGAGGCGTTCCTGCTCAACATCGGCACGGCCGAGAACATCGCCTCGCGCTACCGCGGGCGGGGGGTGGACTGGGAGGACCTGCTCCAGGTCGCCTATGTCGGGCTGGTCAAGGCCGTGCGCGGCTTCCGGCCCAGCGAGGGGTCCAGCTTCGCGGCCTACGCCAACCCCACCATCTCCGGGGAGATCAAGCGCCACTTCCGCGACTTCGCCTGGACCGTGCGCCCACCGCGTCGCATCCAGGAGCTCCAGGGCGCCGTGCACGGGGTGGAGCCTGAGCTCGTCCAGGCCTTGGGGCGCCCGGTGTCCCCCTCCGACCTGGCCCGAGCGCTGGCCGTCGACCTGATCGAGCTGCGTGAGGCCCTCACCGTCGACGGGTGCTTCGCCCCGCTGTCGCTCGACGCGCCCGCCCGCGCCGAGACCGGCGCCACCCTCGGCGAGCTCGTCCCCGACGAGACCGACGCGTTCGAGCGGATCGACCGGCTGCAGACCCTCGTCCCGGTGATCACGGCGCTGACGCCCCGGGAGCGGGCGATCCTGGTCATGCGGTTCGTCCGCGGCTGCACCCAGGCCGAGATCGGCGCCGAGCTCGGGGTCAGCCAGATGCAGGTCTCCCGCCTGCTGCGAGACCTGCTCGAGCGGCTGCGCGAGGCGCTGGCGTCCCCTGCAGGGGAGGACGAGGACGCCCTCGTCATCGACTGA
- a CDS encoding GAF and ANTAR domain-containing protein: MDPSFAADFAEMARHMHQGEDVGQTVETVAQFAKEALACDCAGVMLVHGGKEVESAATTDPLVVKADRLQMECGQGPCLESIWDHETFVIHDTETETRWAEWCRQVSGLGVRSVLSLRLFTHNNTMGALNLYAVEPGRFDDEDIAVATIFAGHASVALASARNESSLRKAIDARHLIGQAQGILMERFNLNADQAFAILRRYSQDKNMKLRAVAEHMVESRQLPA, translated from the coding sequence GTGGACCCGTCGTTCGCGGCGGACTTCGCCGAGATGGCCCGGCACATGCACCAGGGAGAGGACGTCGGGCAGACCGTCGAGACGGTCGCCCAGTTCGCCAAGGAGGCGCTGGCGTGCGACTGCGCCGGCGTGATGCTCGTGCACGGCGGCAAGGAGGTCGAGTCCGCCGCCACCACGGACCCCCTCGTCGTCAAGGCCGACCGGCTGCAGATGGAGTGCGGGCAGGGTCCGTGCCTGGAGTCGATCTGGGACCACGAGACGTTCGTCATCCACGACACCGAGACCGAGACGCGCTGGGCGGAGTGGTGCCGCCAGGTGTCCGGCCTGGGCGTGCGCAGCGTGCTCAGCCTGCGGCTGTTCACGCACAACAACACCATGGGTGCGCTCAACCTGTATGCCGTGGAGCCGGGCCGTTTCGACGACGAGGACATCGCCGTGGCCACGATCTTCGCCGGGCATGCGTCGGTCGCGCTGGCGTCGGCCCGTAACGAGTCGAGCCTGCGCAAGGCCATCGACGCCCGGCACCTGATCGGGCAGGCGCAGGGCATCCTCATGGAGCGGTTCAACCTCAACGCCGACCAGGCGTTCGCCATCCTGCGGCGCTACTCCCAGGACAAGAACATGAAGCTGCGGGCCGTGGCCGAGCACATGGTCGAGTCCCGCCAGCTGCCCGCCTGA
- a CDS encoding DUF6328 family protein, producing MTGSSDDARPGETPTQRADRNWDELLQELRVAQTGVQVLTGFLLTLPFQARFAHLDAVQRATYLTAVVLGVVSIALLIAPVSSHRLLFHQHKKRVLVETSNRLAKAGLTTLGLTVGSVILLVFDVVVGRTAGIVVGGAMLLLFLLVWFVLPKVVLARASDSA from the coding sequence ATGACTGGCTCCTCAGATGACGCCCGCCCGGGCGAGACACCGACCCAGCGCGCCGACCGCAACTGGGACGAGCTGCTCCAGGAGCTGCGGGTGGCGCAGACCGGCGTGCAGGTGCTCACCGGCTTCCTGCTGACCCTGCCGTTCCAGGCCCGCTTCGCCCACCTCGACGCGGTGCAGCGGGCCACCTACCTGACCGCCGTGGTGCTCGGGGTGGTCTCCATCGCGCTGCTGATCGCCCCGGTCAGCTCCCACCGGCTGCTGTTCCACCAGCACAAGAAGCGGGTGCTCGTGGAGACCTCCAACCGGCTCGCCAAGGCCGGCCTGACCACGCTTGGGCTGACCGTGGGCAGCGTCATCCTGCTGGTCTTCGACGTCGTCGTCGGCCGCACCGCCGGCATCGTCGTGGGAGGCGCGATGCTGCTGCTCTTCCTGCTGGTGTGGTTCGTGCTGCCCAAGGTGGTCCTCGCCCGGGCCAGCGACTCGGCCTGA